A single Endozoicomonas sp. NE40 DNA region contains:
- a CDS encoding protein-tyrosine phosphatase family protein: MDAHISSNPLINKPYNIKRPHPTEEAAGETCDGQPSSKKLPESPTHNTEFDSPDLTGDQRGAAFKRLKVIRIPDPEKYLKSPDMLHPDYIGTAAPKELQKHIKHVRKGQRGKQDGGLIYWEYLKAQQTALKALGEEVAKHPSEIIFTMERGGTFLYDCLETYIPEKGRPKAVISTAKLEENTWAATMEYLLRQIQEAYDQGYRRIGLVEVSVTGGQMLYILRHLSEYTEKLERAGAKLETSTELHLYVMQQTIVTSPEFVNSQRKKQETIVSNNSFIHFHSVKTPFLHGEDVDKYLEYGENQTVPVNVIHSEKGLLQLYSDEGPRGTLRNLMAGRYQALESLSEKTVSIKPEDTPDSTTSSEKASRDSQSRMEKLKDVTAQKRLPNFINYPPQPCKIVKKTSETEVLPAQNKQPHNQTPFEQLNVVRITNPEIFIAQPEALTPDFLESPDLEPDEVCRRIELIRKGHRHREGAGIIYWKYLQQQQDALRQMGEKISRAPCEVILTMERGGTLLYDFLEPYIPASARPKIMISTAKPEPKSTSAHIKALIGEATKAYQAGYKKLGIVEVSISGNQLLSITRTLANSFNDVRDPNVELHFYIFKQTLSEREDISKLYGPKQEKVFAESSRMHLHMVKVPYLIGEDVKSQQEYDQELSYPINVIHPKLGFIQLFGSGGTRETLKQLVHGQYSSLDQLDPASLQEMTTTIDMTTTTDKASSLSARKLYQLVLDSHWDGIPTEIEKQSTQYHEYRELQRKMTLLKNWLEKHTEEVHKEYGKLPFHEHKQRFSQYMKKLGSKLNPDSLPPMLSQFYVLRYFHGCTTEQFFSREWKRIKDVLPDIEEQTDLLAKTTQCVGEDQEAGTKQLEWNSCGEVEIVRESYRKIITESTPDRKNANILNFINNKLMKFIDTLCENIIIQHPDIHETGDYQKAVGVTRQILNTAATAIESTVSKKGKRVIRELDQKLSNCLVVLSKTSSEEETAKSLQAIKYDKQNHKKLKEKLSGHKKAKQIQSTQNLPFKEKIKQLAKALGITEKNSLQKIQSKIPVDSKQSELRTDTLVSVADESKKSLKLSAHRIIYDNRQAGIAMKGPVPKEMPAVLRMAEQENVGLFLDLIHDEDRHSDKGFYRFHWAQISDDKPLILDGGYQIRKLGQKIVKFHRLTNPEFAEKEAPEVTVRTFSVSGPNGERVVRQISCPFWPDHKGMPPELLTELIALVTEEKAACEGKQIVVNCLAGLGRTGTFFAAENMAHKLLAGEVTENNLDEMVIDTIMQGKLCRHWEFIQTPTQVRSVRETARHMLQSTSTVRE, from the coding sequence ATGGACGCACACATTTCCAGCAATCCGCTTATTAACAAGCCTTACAACATTAAACGCCCACATCCAACCGAAGAAGCGGCTGGGGAGACCTGTGACGGTCAGCCTTCTAGCAAAAAGTTACCTGAGTCTCCGACTCACAATACTGAATTTGACTCACCTGATTTAACCGGTGACCAGCGGGGGGCAGCCTTTAAACGATTGAAGGTGATACGTATTCCTGATCCGGAAAAATATCTTAAATCCCCTGATATGCTGCACCCAGACTACATAGGCACTGCCGCCCCCAAGGAATTACAAAAACACATTAAGCATGTTCGCAAGGGGCAACGTGGCAAACAAGATGGGGGACTGATCTACTGGGAATACCTGAAAGCGCAACAAACAGCCCTGAAAGCCCTTGGTGAAGAAGTCGCCAAACACCCCAGTGAAATTATATTCACGATGGAACGGGGTGGTACATTTTTATACGACTGTCTTGAAACCTATATTCCAGAGAAGGGGCGCCCGAAAGCTGTAATATCAACTGCGAAACTCGAGGAAAACACCTGGGCCGCAACTATGGAATATCTGCTGAGGCAGATTCAGGAAGCCTACGATCAGGGATATCGGCGAATAGGTCTTGTAGAAGTGTCTGTCACTGGTGGGCAAATGTTATACATTTTAAGGCATCTTTCCGAGTATACTGAAAAACTGGAGAGAGCTGGCGCTAAATTGGAGACTAGTACTGAACTCCATCTTTATGTAATGCAACAAACAATAGTTACATCTCCTGAATTCGTAAATTCTCAAAGAAAGAAACAGGAAACGATTGTATCTAATAATAGCTTCATTCATTTCCATTCCGTAAAAACACCCTTCTTGCATGGAGAAGATGTAGATAAATATCTTGAATATGGTGAAAATCAAACCGTTCCTGTTAACGTCATTCACTCTGAAAAGGGGCTTCTTCAGTTATACAGTGATGAAGGACCGAGAGGGACACTCAGGAATCTGATGGCAGGGCGATATCAGGCCCTTGAGAGCCTGAGTGAAAAAACGGTTTCTATCAAACCTGAAGACACACCCGATTCAACAACGTCGTCAGAAAAGGCTTCCCGTGACAGCCAATCCAGAATGGAGAAGCTGAAAGACGTAACTGCCCAAAAACGACTGCCAAATTTTATAAACTATCCCCCACAGCCCTGTAAAATCGTTAAAAAAACATCAGAAACTGAGGTTTTGCCAGCCCAAAATAAGCAGCCACATAATCAAACGCCTTTTGAACAGTTAAATGTCGTTCGTATCACTAATCCGGAGATATTTATTGCACAACCAGAAGCACTAACCCCTGACTTTCTTGAATCACCGGATCTGGAACCTGACGAAGTATGCAGACGAATTGAATTGATTCGAAAAGGTCATCGCCACAGGGAGGGTGCCGGAATCATTTACTGGAAATATCTGCAGCAACAACAGGATGCCTTGAGACAAATGGGAGAAAAAATATCCCGGGCTCCCTGCGAGGTAATTCTTACGATGGAGCGTGGCGGCACTCTGTTATATGACTTTCTGGAACCCTATATTCCAGCCTCTGCACGACCAAAAATAATGATTTCTACTGCTAAACCCGAGCCTAAATCAACCAGTGCTCATATTAAAGCCTTGATTGGAGAGGCCACTAAAGCCTATCAGGCTGGGTATAAAAAATTGGGGATTGTAGAAGTTTCCATAAGTGGAAACCAGTTACTTTCGATAACAAGAACGCTTGCTAATAGCTTTAATGACGTTAGAGACCCGAATGTAGAGCTGCATTTTTACATTTTTAAGCAGACGTTGTCGGAGAGAGAAGATATTTCAAAACTTTATGGACCAAAGCAGGAGAAAGTTTTTGCAGAGAGTTCTCGCATGCATCTTCATATGGTAAAAGTGCCTTATCTTATAGGGGAAGATGTTAAATCTCAACAAGAGTACGACCAGGAACTCTCCTACCCGATTAATGTCATTCACCCGAAATTAGGATTTATCCAGCTTTTTGGGTCAGGGGGTACTCGAGAAACTCTTAAACAATTGGTTCATGGACAATACAGCAGTCTTGATCAGCTTGACCCCGCCTCACTACAAGAAATGACCACCACGATTGATATGACTACCACAACGGACAAAGCCTCCAGTCTCAGTGCAAGAAAGCTGTATCAGCTTGTCCTTGATAGCCATTGGGATGGCATTCCAACCGAAATAGAAAAACAATCCACACAGTATCATGAATATCGGGAATTACAACGGAAAATGACGCTGTTAAAAAACTGGCTCGAGAAACACACTGAAGAAGTGCATAAAGAGTATGGAAAACTCCCTTTTCACGAACATAAGCAACGTTTCTCCCAATATATGAAAAAACTTGGCTCTAAACTGAATCCTGATTCTTTACCTCCAATGCTGAGTCAGTTCTATGTCCTACGTTATTTTCATGGGTGCACCACAGAACAGTTTTTTTCCAGGGAATGGAAACGCATTAAAGATGTACTTCCTGATATCGAGGAGCAGACCGATCTATTAGCAAAAACGACTCAATGTGTCGGCGAGGACCAGGAAGCTGGAACTAAGCAGCTAGAATGGAATTCCTGCGGGGAAGTTGAGATAGTCAGGGAGTCGTACAGGAAAATTATCACGGAAAGCACTCCGGATCGCAAAAATGCAAACATCTTAAATTTCATCAATAATAAGCTGATGAAATTTATCGACACTCTTTGTGAGAATATTATTATCCAGCACCCTGATATCCATGAGACCGGGGATTATCAAAAGGCTGTCGGTGTTACTCGCCAGATACTTAATACGGCTGCTACAGCGATAGAAAGCACTGTATCTAAAAAAGGAAAACGGGTCATTAGAGAACTCGATCAAAAGCTGTCGAACTGCCTTGTTGTTCTAAGTAAAACAAGCAGCGAAGAAGAAACAGCCAAAAGCCTTCAGGCTATAAAATATGACAAGCAGAACCACAAAAAGCTGAAAGAAAAACTATCAGGTCATAAGAAGGCAAAACAAATTCAATCCACTCAAAATCTGCCATTTAAAGAAAAAATAAAGCAACTCGCCAAAGCTTTGGGCATAACGGAAAAAAACAGTCTCCAAAAGATACAAAGTAAAATACCGGTTGATAGTAAACAGTCGGAGCTTCGGACTGACACTCTGGTTTCCGTTGCGGATGAGTCAAAGAAAAGCCTGAAACTGAGCGCACACAGAATTATTTATGACAACCGGCAGGCAGGTATTGCCATGAAGGGGCCTGTTCCTAAAGAAATGCCCGCTGTCCTTAGAATGGCTGAACAGGAAAATGTCGGACTATTCCTGGATTTGATTCACGACGAGGACCGACACAGTGATAAAGGCTTCTACCGGTTTCACTGGGCGCAAATTTCCGATGACAAGCCATTGATACTGGATGGGGGTTATCAAATTCGTAAACTGGGTCAAAAAATAGTGAAATTCCATCGCCTAACGAATCCAGAATTCGCGGAAAAAGAAGCACCAGAAGTTACCGTTCGAACATTTTCGGTTTCAGGGCCAAACGGTGAGCGTGTAGTGCGGCAAATTTCCTGTCCGTTCTGGCCTGATCACAAAGGCATGCCTCCCGAACTTTTAACAGAGCTTATCGCCTTGGTGACAGAGGAAAAAGCAGCCTGTGAAGGTAAACAAATTGTGGTAAATTGCCTTGCCGGACTGGGACGAACAGGAACATTCTTTGCCGCAGAAAATATGGCTCACAAGTTACTGGCGGGAGAGGTTACCGAGAATAACCTTGATGAAATGGTGATTGACACCATCATGCAAGGAAAGCTGTGCCGACACTGGGAATTTATTCAAACACCAACTCAGGTCAGGTCTGTGCGAGAAACTGCCCGCCACATGTTGCAATCAACCTCCACGGTTAGAGAGTGA
- a CDS encoding ISAs1 family transposase translates to MTVKQGNQKKLYGEQIRTFDQYWQDNPEDAPGLAFAGQEGKEHGRVEHRRCWVITDIAEGSNASSWEARTIAAVQLDSRKKDKGSTLIRYFISSRQLSAEEVLHATRRHWLVEIQLHWVLDVAFDEDRCRAREGFATENLELPGKWRLTFSNWTLQ, encoded by the coding sequence ATTACCGTAAAACAAGGCAACCAGAAAAAGCTTTATGGTGAGCAGATCCGGACCTTTGATCAATATTGGCAAGATAATCCCGAAGATGCACCGGGGTTAGCTTTTGCGGGGCAGGAAGGCAAAGAGCATGGTCGTGTTGAGCATCGTCGCTGCTGGGTCATAACCGATATTGCCGAAGGTTCAAATGCCTCATCCTGGGAAGCCAGAACCATAGCCGCTGTCCAGTTGGACAGCCGCAAGAAGGATAAAGGAAGCACGTTGATTCGCTACTTTATATCCAGTCGCCAACTGTCTGCTGAGGAGGTGCTTCATGCCACCAGGAGGCACTGGCTGGTTGAGATTCAACTGCATTGGGTTCTTGACGTTGCTTTTGATGAAGACCGTTGCAGAGCCAGAGAAGGTTTTGCCACTGAAAACCTTGAGTTGCCAGGCAAGTGGCGCTTAACCTTCTCAAACTGGACACTTCAGTGA
- a CDS encoding Cof-type HAD-IIB family hydrolase — MHSVVVSDLDGTLLNSQHEITPHTRQVIRRLHDAGIKFVFATGRHHIDVGRLADELDISMYLITANGARVHNPSGQIIIRHDIFPEQVPELIDMGREFQGKVLTNVYQEDSWFIEERHETVDQFSDVNKFAYQLQNLDSVNTTGVSKIFYLAEKHEDLLPLEQRIKDEMGDSVSMTFSLPICLEVMAPGVCKGVALAEVLRLKGHQFKDTIAFGDGMNDYEMLQGVDKGLLMGNADQKLRALLPDHEVIGHCDDDAVAEFLERHYAH; from the coding sequence ATGCATTCAGTTGTTGTTTCAGATCTGGACGGAACGCTTCTTAACAGTCAGCACGAAATCACCCCACACACCAGACAGGTGATTCGTCGTTTACATGACGCAGGTATCAAGTTTGTGTTTGCAACCGGGCGTCACCATATTGATGTGGGCAGGCTGGCTGATGAACTGGACATCAGCATGTATTTGATTACTGCCAATGGTGCCAGGGTGCATAATCCGTCCGGTCAGATCATTATTCGTCATGATATTTTCCCGGAGCAGGTGCCGGAGCTGATCGACATGGGGCGGGAGTTTCAGGGTAAAGTGTTGACCAATGTGTATCAGGAAGACTCCTGGTTTATTGAAGAACGACACGAGACGGTTGATCAGTTCAGCGATGTGAACAAGTTTGCTTACCAGTTGCAGAACCTCGACTCTGTGAACACAACAGGCGTCAGCAAGATCTTTTATCTGGCGGAAAAGCACGAAGACCTGCTGCCGCTGGAGCAGCGCATCAAGGATGAAATGGGTGACAGCGTGAGTATGACGTTCTCTCTGCCAATCTGTCTTGAAGTCATGGCTCCCGGTGTCTGCAAGGGTGTGGCCCTGGCAGAGGTATTAAGGCTCAAAGGGCATCAGTTTAAAGATACCATCGCTTTCGGCGACGGTATGAATGACTATGAAATGTTGCAGGGAGTGGATAAAGGTCTGCTGATGGGCAATGCAGACCAGAAGCTCAGGGCATTGCTGCCAGATCATGAAGTGATTGGTCACTGTGATGATGATGCGGTCGCAGAGTTTCTTGAGCGGCATTACGCGCATTAA
- a CDS encoding IS1 family transposase yields the protein MCFSRSEKIHDKVIGEFIEREHFQRF from the coding sequence ATCTGTTTTTCACGCTCAGAAAAAATTCACGACAAAGTGATTGGCGAATTCATCGAGAGAGAACATTTTCAGCGGTTTTGA
- a CDS encoding peroxiredoxin produces the protein MSIEVGDHLPDITIHEYIAEASKYDQVGPKAWRLPDLAHKKKVVAIGVIGAFMPICTSNHLPGYLEMEDDFKARGVDEIWCISVNDPFVLHAWAESLNINGRMRMLGDGSAELVTLMDVTLDLSARGMGVRSDRFAMVVDNGEIIHFYREETGCFCLTSAENVLKKL, from the coding sequence ATGAGCATCGAAGTGGGCGATCATTTACCCGATATCACCATTCACGAATACATTGCAGAAGCCTCCAAATACGATCAGGTAGGTCCCAAGGCCTGGAGGCTGCCTGATCTTGCCCATAAAAAGAAAGTGGTCGCCATAGGGGTGATCGGTGCATTTATGCCGATTTGTACCAGCAACCACCTGCCAGGTTATCTGGAAATGGAAGATGACTTTAAGGCCAGAGGGGTGGATGAAATCTGGTGTATTTCAGTCAACGACCCCTTTGTATTACATGCCTGGGCAGAAAGCCTGAATATCAATGGACGCATGCGCATGCTGGGAGATGGCTCTGCCGAGCTGGTGACATTGATGGATGTCACCCTGGATCTGTCAGCGAGAGGGATGGGTGTGCGTTCCGACCGCTTTGCCATGGTGGTTGATAATGGTGAGATTATTCACTTCTATCGGGAAGAAACGGGCTGTTTCTGCCTGACCTCTGCTGAGAATGTACTGAAAAAACTGTGA
- a CDS encoding TrkA C-terminal domain-containing protein codes for MELDLIALLEKSAPLLIFLNLFLGYVVGKITIGSFQIGSTTGVLLVGLLFGHFGFSAMEGLDTIGFILFIFCVGLQTGPRFFSVFLEDGAKYIALAAIVALAAMAITLILSHLQGISAPMSAGIMAGSLTSTPALIGAQDAIRNTLVESSEMTQMALSDIGVGYALTYILGTVGLLVMINYTPAMLGVDLKKEAKKVAVAKGLEKNIKRHTELPIVRVFRLDEERIGQFDGKTLRQLALQERTGCLIDKIRRNGSIFEPDGDTALVEGDSIALVGRPREIYKFPYELGQEIFDSELLDYEFGSQEVVVINPHIAGMRLQDVGIDALYGCFVSKVSRSQIEMPINDDLQLSRGDVLEISGEKGRLERLTERLGYADEQSHITDVITFTFGIVAGLLIGHLIVKVGNIDITLGNAGGLLLSGITIGHMRSNYPTFGRVPPAATYVLMEIGLMFFMANIGLSAGDGIVNALMNIGPMILLSGMIIMIVPVMVGYLFGHYVLKLNVALLLGALTGARTSTAALNILTEEAKSNVPALSYAGTYAFANVFMTLAGTVLVSLPL; via the coding sequence GTGGAACTTGACCTTATTGCGCTTTTAGAAAAAAGCGCCCCCCTGTTGATTTTTTTAAACCTGTTTTTAGGCTATGTGGTAGGTAAAATTACCATAGGATCGTTTCAGATCGGGTCAACCACAGGGGTGTTGTTAGTCGGGCTGCTGTTTGGTCATTTCGGTTTTTCGGCCATGGAAGGGCTCGATACCATTGGCTTTATTCTGTTTATTTTCTGTGTCGGCCTTCAGACCGGCCCCCGCTTTTTCAGTGTCTTCCTCGAAGATGGTGCCAAATACATTGCCCTGGCAGCCATTGTTGCGCTTGCCGCTATGGCCATTACCCTGATTCTGTCTCACTTGCAGGGCATATCAGCCCCTATGTCTGCGGGTATTATGGCAGGTTCTCTGACCAGTACGCCTGCGCTGATTGGTGCTCAGGACGCTATTCGTAATACGCTGGTGGAGTCGTCCGAGATGACGCAGATGGCGCTGTCGGATATTGGTGTGGGTTATGCACTGACGTATATTCTTGGCACGGTTGGCCTGTTGGTGATGATCAATTATACACCGGCCATGCTGGGTGTTGACCTGAAGAAAGAAGCCAAAAAAGTCGCTGTAGCCAAAGGGCTTGAGAAAAATATTAAAAGGCATACTGAGCTACCTATTGTGCGGGTATTCCGGCTGGATGAAGAACGTATCGGGCAGTTTGATGGTAAAACACTGCGGCAGCTGGCATTGCAGGAACGTACTGGTTGTCTGATCGATAAGATTCGCCGTAATGGCAGCATCTTTGAACCTGATGGTGACACCGCGCTGGTGGAGGGCGACTCCATTGCCCTGGTGGGACGCCCCCGGGAGATATATAAGTTTCCCTACGAACTCGGACAGGAAATCTTCGACAGCGAACTGCTGGATTATGAGTTTGGTTCTCAGGAAGTCGTGGTAATCAATCCCCATATTGCCGGAATGCGGTTGCAGGATGTGGGTATTGATGCCCTGTACGGTTGTTTTGTCAGTAAGGTCAGCCGTTCCCAGATTGAAATGCCAATTAACGACGACCTTCAGTTATCCCGTGGCGATGTGCTGGAAATCAGTGGTGAGAAAGGTCGCCTTGAACGTCTGACTGAACGACTGGGTTATGCCGATGAGCAGTCCCATATTACCGACGTTATTACCTTTACCTTTGGTATTGTCGCCGGTCTGTTGATTGGCCATCTGATTGTTAAAGTCGGCAATATTGATATCACTCTGGGTAATGCCGGTGGACTGCTGCTGTCGGGTATCACTATTGGTCACATGCGCAGTAATTACCCAACCTTTGGTCGTGTACCACCGGCAGCCACTTATGTGCTGATGGAAATTGGTCTGATGTTCTTTATGGCTAATATTGGCCTGAGTGCCGGTGATGGTATTGTCAATGCCCTGATGAATATTGGCCCAATGATTCTGCTCAGCGGGATGATTATTATGATTGTGCCAGTCATGGTAGGCTACCTGTTCGGTCATTATGTGCTGAAGCTGAACGTGGCACTGTTGCTGGGCGCATTGACCGGAGCCCGCACCAGTACCGCCGCCCTGAACATTTTGACAGAAGAAGCAAAAAGCAATGTACCAGCTCTCAGTTATGCAGGTACCTACGCTTTTGCCAATGTATTTATGACGCTGGCAGGCACAGTACTGGTCAGTTTGCCCTTATAA
- a CDS encoding HlyU family transcriptional regulator, giving the protein MGFFSKLFGLDKESEQPETVVEPVDYQGFQIYAEAKAVSSQFQVNGRICKEIDGELKTHDFIRSDLFMMPEDANEVMLRKARMFIDQMGEGIFD; this is encoded by the coding sequence GTGGGATTTTTCTCAAAGTTGTTTGGTCTGGATAAGGAATCTGAGCAGCCTGAAACAGTGGTTGAACCCGTTGATTACCAGGGCTTTCAGATTTATGCCGAAGCCAAGGCCGTCAGTTCGCAGTTTCAGGTGAATGGGCGCATCTGCAAAGAGATCGACGGTGAGCTGAAAACCCATGACTTTATTCGCTCCGACCTGTTTATGATGCCGGAAGATGCTAATGAGGTGATGCTGCGCAAAGCCAGAATGTTTATCGACCAGATGGGCGAAGGCATCTTTGATTGA
- a CDS encoding CesT family type III secretion system chaperone, whose product MTGIELLEAWMQQAGLDRSATDDSGRVCAFTFNNLFPVTLEAPAYCDDLFIIIEMTSIGSGEIRRKRLETAMKLNAYALETRGAALGWDTIGERIVLSHRATSENTTVEMLDNMVANLLDVAEQLLPELEMKKEAEAQQKLADGFDEMFKPVTP is encoded by the coding sequence ATGACAGGCATTGAACTACTGGAAGCATGGATGCAGCAGGCCGGACTGGATCGTTCTGCCACAGACGACAGTGGAAGAGTTTGTGCGTTTACTTTTAACAATCTGTTTCCAGTCACTCTGGAAGCGCCTGCCTACTGTGACGACCTGTTTATCATTATTGAGATGACATCCATTGGCAGTGGAGAAATTCGCAGAAAACGGCTGGAAACCGCCATGAAGCTTAATGCTTACGCCCTTGAAACCCGGGGAGCGGCGCTGGGCTGGGACACCATTGGCGAACGCATTGTACTGTCGCATCGGGCTACGTCAGAAAACACCACGGTTGAGATGCTGGATAACATGGTCGCCAACCTGCTGGATGTCGCCGAACAACTTCTGCCAGAACTGGAAATGAAAAAAGAAGCCGAAGCCCAGCAGAAACTGGCCGACGGCTTCGATGAGATGTTCAAGCCGGTTACGCCTTAG
- the rnt gene encoding ribonuclease T, whose product MANRFRGFLPVVVDVETGGFNPATDALLEIAAVVIEMDEMGYVHPCKPQSFHIKPFEGANIEQAAIEFIGVDPFHPLRIATEEEQAVSAIFKNVRKEVKRQGCSRAVLVGHNASFDLSFLMAAAERNDIKRNPFHPFSCFDTATLGGLAYGQTVLAKACEEAHVSFDKGEAHSARYDTEKTAELFCAIVNQWKDLGGWL is encoded by the coding sequence ATGGCCAACCGCTTTCGCGGTTTTTTGCCGGTTGTGGTTGATGTGGAAACCGGCGGCTTTAATCCCGCCACTGATGCCCTGCTGGAAATTGCGGCGGTGGTCATTGAAATGGATGAAATGGGCTACGTACATCCCTGCAAGCCCCAGTCTTTCCATATCAAACCGTTTGAAGGTGCCAATATCGAGCAGGCAGCCATCGAGTTTATCGGTGTAGACCCTTTCCATCCGTTGCGCATTGCCACTGAAGAAGAACAGGCGGTTTCAGCCATCTTCAAAAATGTTCGCAAGGAAGTGAAACGTCAGGGTTGCAGCCGGGCCGTACTGGTTGGACACAATGCGTCTTTTGACCTGAGCTTCCTGATGGCAGCCGCAGAGAGAAACGATATCAAACGCAACCCGTTTCATCCTTTCTCCTGTTTCGACACCGCCACCCTGGGTGGACTGGCTTATGGTCAAACGGTTCTGGCCAAAGCCTGTGAAGAAGCACATGTCAGCTTTGACAAAGGCGAAGCCCATTCAGCCCGTTACGATACGGAAAAAACCGCTGAACTGTTCTGCGCGATTGTCAACCAGTGGAAAGACCTGGGCGGCTGGCTCTGA